One window of Sphingobacteriales bacterium genomic DNA carries:
- a CDS encoding transposase → MLKRTSGIIDIKGVIGLFDKGYHTGSEIKTAIDLGVNIMVAIPEHASHTPDPNYDITHFTYNKENDTYACPQNETLTTNGTWYSKQRNNGAATKMKHYLSEACLTCPMQGNCTKNPKGRLVERANMLNTSNKTRPISKPIKRPAKDGNAS, encoded by the coding sequence ATGTTGAAACGAACAAGCGGCATCATAGATATAAAAGGCGTTATCGGTCTTTTCGACAAAGGCTACCATACAGGCTCGGAAATCAAAACGGCGATTGACCTTGGCGTTAACATCATGGTTGCCATTCCCGAACATGCCTCTCATACTCCCGACCCGAATTACGATATAACACATTTTACTTACAACAAAGAAAACGATACTTATGCCTGCCCGCAAAATGAAACGCTGACTACGAATGGAACTTGGTATAGCAAGCAACGGAACAACGGAGCTGCTACTAAAATGAAACACTATCTATCAGAAGCCTGCCTTACCTGCCCGATGCAGGGTAATTGCACCAAGAACCCAAAAGGCAGGCTCGTTGAACGAGCGAATATGCTGAATACATCGAACAAAACAAGGCCAATATCGAAGCCGATAAAGAGACCTGCAAAAGACGGCAATGCATCATAG
- the rpsJ gene encoding 30S ribosomal protein S10, whose amino-acid sequence MTTQRIRIKLKSYDHNLIDKSSAKIVKTVRSTGAAVSGPIPLPTEKKIFTVLRSPHVDKKAREQFELCTYKRLLDIYSSTPKTIDALMKLELPSGVDVEIKV is encoded by the coding sequence ATGACAACACAAAGAATCAGGATTAAGTTGAAATCTTATGACCACAACTTAATAGACAAGTCTTCGGCAAAAATTGTTAAAACCGTGCGTTCTACCGGTGCTGCGGTATCGGGACCAATTCCTCTGCCCACAGAGAAAAAGATATTTACGGTTCTACGATCCCCTCACGTTGATAAGAAAGCGCGTGAGCAGTTTGAGTTGTGTACTTACAAGCGATTGCTTGATATTTACAGTTCAACTCCTAAAACTATTGATGCGCTGATGAAATTAGAATTGCCTAGCGGCGTTGACGTTGAAATTAAAGTGTAA
- a CDS encoding nucleoside-diphosphate kinase produces MTGNRTFSMIKPDAVKSNHAGAILAQMNAAGFRIVAMKYTKLTNEKAGEFYAVHKERPFYGELVSFMSSGPIVALVLEKNNAVESFRTLIGSTDPSKAEAGTIRNLYGTNVGENAVHGSDSDENAVIESNFFFSSLECF; encoded by the coding sequence ATGACGGGCAACAGAACATTTTCAATGATTAAGCCGGATGCAGTTAAAAGCAATCATGCAGGTGCAATTTTAGCACAAATGAATGCTGCAGGATTTCGAATTGTCGCAATGAAATACACGAAGCTAACCAATGAAAAAGCCGGTGAATTTTATGCTGTTCATAAAGAACGCCCTTTTTATGGTGAATTAGTGTCTTTTATGTCTTCAGGACCTATTGTAGCTTTGGTTTTAGAAAAAAACAATGCCGTTGAATCATTCAGAACATTGATAGGAAGTACTGACCCGTCAAAAGCAGAAGCAGGAACTATCAGAAACCTTTATGGTACCAATGTTGGTGAAAATGCAGTACACGGTTCTGATTCAGATGAAAATGCGGTGATTGAATCCAACTTCTTTTTCAGTTCATTAGAGTGTTTTTAA
- the rpsG gene encoding 30S ribosomal protein S7, with protein MRKAKPKKRILLPDPKFNDTQVTRFVNMMMWEGKKSVSYKIFYDAVEMAEGMSQENGYELWKKALNNIMPSVEVRSRRIGGATFQIPSEIRPERRVSVGMKWLITYSRKRTGKSMAHKLASEIVAASKNEGASVKKKDETHRMAEANKAFAHFRV; from the coding sequence ATGCGCAAGGCAAAACCAAAAAAGAGAATACTTCTGCCGGATCCTAAGTTCAACGATACTCAGGTAACGCGGTTCGTAAATATGATGATGTGGGAAGGCAAAAAAAGTGTCTCTTATAAAATTTTTTACGATGCAGTAGAAATGGCTGAAGGGATGTCTCAGGAAAACGGTTACGAATTGTGGAAGAAAGCATTAAACAATATTATGCCTTCTGTCGAGGTTCGAAGCCGCCGTATAGGTGGAGCAACATTCCAGATTCCCAGCGAAATCAGGCCTGAAAGACGAGTATCTGTAGGTATGAAATGGTTGATTACCTATTCCAGAAAACGCACCGGCAAATCTATGGCTCACAAATTAGCCTCTGAAATTGTCGCTGCATCTAAAAACGAAGGCGCATCTGTTAAAAAGAAAGATGAAACACATCGTATGGCTGAGGCAAACAAAGCTTTTGCGCACTTCAGAGTTTAA
- a CDS encoding transposase, with protein sequence MNYIQGKNRDQSILFPETLEQIIDRDNEVRLIDLFVESIDISDFDFKIKTGTTEGRPPYDPKDLLKLYIYGYLNSIRSSRALEKECRRNIEVMWLMKELTPDHNTISNFRRDNEKAIRKVFKFTVSVAKQFDLIGGKLIAGDGTKLRAQNSRKNNFSDKKIEKRLEYIDRKLDEYNTALSTADEDNKQIIQKAIDKQNRQKDSYHKLLKQLEETGES encoded by the coding sequence ATGAATTATATACAAGGTAAAAACAGAGATCAGAGCATTCTCTTTCCTGAAACACTCGAACAAATCATTGATCGGGACAACGAAGTTCGGCTTATAGATTTGTTTGTGGAAAGCATTGACATTTCGGATTTTGATTTCAAGATCAAAACAGGTACTACCGAAGGCAGACCTCCTTATGATCCGAAAGATTTGTTGAAACTTTATATTTACGGCTACTTAAATTCTATTCGCTCATCAAGAGCATTAGAAAAGGAGTGTCGCAGAAACATTGAAGTGATGTGGCTCATGAAAGAATTGACCCCCGACCATAATACTATTTCCAACTTTCGGCGGGATAATGAAAAAGCCATACGCAAAGTATTTAAATTTACGGTATCCGTTGCTAAACAATTTGACCTCATCGGGGGGAAACTCATTGCCGGAGATGGCACCAAACTTCGCGCTCAAAACTCAAGGAAGAATAATTTTAGCGATAAAAAAATAGAGAAACGCCTCGAATACATAGACCGGAAATTAGATGAATACAATACGGCGCTTTCTACTGCCGATGAAGATAACAAACAAATTATACAGAAAGCTATCGACAAACAAAACCGGCAAAAAGATAGTTATCATAAGCTTCTGAAACAATTAGAAGAAACAGGAGAAAGCTAA
- a CDS encoding DUF559 domain-containing protein: MGVNFRRQDPLLYFIADFYCHQAGLVVEIDGSIHQIKEQYQYDVARTAELEQLGIEVIRFTNEAVIADTKAVFESIKQTVQNRLLFTR; this comes from the coding sequence GTGGGGGTCAATTTCAGAAGACAAGACCCCCTTTTGTATTTTATTGCCGATTTTTATTGCCATCAGGCAGGTTTGGTTGTTGAAATTGACGGTTCCATCCACCAAATTAAAGAACAGTACCAATACGATGTTGCTCGTACTGCAGAACTGGAACAACTCGGAATTGAAGTCATACGTTTTACAAATGAAGCGGTTATAGCAGATACAAAAGCAGTGTTTGAATCAATAAAACAGACTGTACAAAACCGTTTATTGTTTACCCGTTAA
- a CDS encoding DUF559 domain-containing protein, with protein sequence MLWQYLCKNQCCGVKFRRQHPLLYFIADFYCHQAGLVVEIDGSIHQIKEQYQYDVARTAELEQLGIKVIRFTNEAVIADTKAVFESIKQTVQNRLLFTP encoded by the coding sequence ATGCTTTGGCAGTACCTATGCAAAAACCAATGTTGTGGGGTCAAATTCAGAAGACAACACCCCCTTTTATATTTTATCGCCGACTTTTATTGCCATCAGGCAGGTTTGGTTGTTGAAATTGACGGTTCCATCCACCAAATTAAAGAACAGTACCAATACGATGTTGCTCGTACTGCAGAACTGGAACAACTCGGAATTAAAGTCATACGTTTTACGAATGAAGCGGTTATAGCAGATACAAAAGCAGTGTTTGAATCAATAAAACAGACTGTACAAAACCGTTTATTGTTTACCCCTTAA
- a CDS encoding 30S ribosomal protein S12: MPTIQQLIRNGREPIVSVSKSRALDKCPQRRGVCTRVYTTTPKKPNSALRKVAKVRLTNQIEVIAYIPGEGHNLQEHSIVLIRGGRVKDLPGVRYHIVRGTLDTGGVDKRRQGRSKYGAKRPKKGAVAAAPAKGGKKK, from the coding sequence ATGCCTACAATACAACAGTTGATTAGAAACGGAAGGGAGCCGATTGTTTCGGTAAGTAAATCCAGAGCTTTGGATAAATGCCCACAAAGAAGGGGTGTTTGTACGAGAGTATATACGACCACTCCTAAAAAGCCGAATTCAGCACTTCGCAAAGTTGCCAAAGTTCGTCTTACCAATCAAATTGAGGTGATTGCATATATTCCCGGCGAAGGACATAATTTGCAGGAACACTCGATTGTCCTTATCCGCGGAGGCAGGGTAAAAGACCTTCCCGGAGTTCGTTATCATATTGTAAGGGGCACCTTAGATACCGGAGGAGTGGACAAAAGAAGACAAGGTCGTTCAAAGTATGGCGCTAAACGTCCTAAAAAAGGAGCAGTTGCAGCAGCACCGGCTAAAGGCGGAAAGAAAAAATAA
- a CDS encoding FKBP-type peptidyl-prolyl cis-trans isomerase, with translation MLGIILFLGVACNQNSTKETETTDAKTEQQQQTQTPPQPKHQTTPVDPQEQARIDAELIQKFVATNNLKAQTTESGIYYVVDKPGSGKNPTLESTVKVHYSGTLLNGTKFDSSYDRGEPTEFPLRGVIRGWQEGIPLFKPGGKGKIIIPSGLAYGPQQVGPSIPPNSVLVFDIELLEVK, from the coding sequence ATGCTTGGCATTATCCTTTTTTTAGGGGTCGCTTGCAATCAAAACTCAACTAAAGAAACTGAAACTACGGACGCAAAAACAGAACAACAACAACAAACCCAAACACCTCCTCAACCGAAACATCAAACCACCCCGGTTGACCCACAGGAACAAGCCCGTATTGATGCTGAATTGATTCAAAAATTTGTTGCCACCAACAATCTCAAGGCTCAAACTACCGAGTCCGGTATTTATTATGTGGTTGATAAACCCGGTAGCGGCAAAAACCCTACCTTAGAAAGCACTGTAAAAGTTCATTATTCCGGCACCCTTTTAAATGGGACAAAATTTGATTCTTCTTATGACCGTGGTGAACCGACTGAATTTCCTTTGAGAGGGGTTATTCGAGGATGGCAGGAAGGTATTCCTTTGTTTAAACCGGGCGGAAAAGGTAAAATTATCATTCCTTCAGGTTTGGCTTACGGACCTCAGCAAGTTGGCCCAAGTATTCCCCCTAATTCGGTGTTAGTATTTGATATCGAATTGTTGGAAGTAAAATAA
- a CDS encoding carboxypeptidase-like regulatory domain-containing protein codes for MNKFISIILILLLNFNCKVQNVIEGVVCSKETGAPLGFVNVIAKSKTKVIGGANTNDKGQFKFELPTSHDSLIIEISKVGYAPFDTILKLKGRTLGKKIRLLLGGVNAAELIFDNTNAKEDIENGIIQIYHLGLPAYSSEEMNKIASQYGFQYNFLNCEINEAVIESVNRYNEVVEKYLSKINSQGWQDSLSKRIKNL; via the coding sequence ATGAATAAATTTATCTCAATCATTCTTATTCTTTTACTGAACTTTAATTGTAAAGTTCAAAATGTTATAGAAGGTGTTGTTTGCTCCAAAGAAACAGGTGCCCCTTTGGGATTTGTAAATGTAATTGCGAAGTCAAAAACCAAAGTTATTGGAGGGGCAAACACAAACGACAAAGGACAGTTTAAATTTGAATTGCCAACAAGTCACGACAGCCTGATAATTGAAATATCAAAAGTAGGTTATGCTCCTTTTGATACAATATTAAAATTAAAAGGTAGAACTTTAGGAAAAAAAATCAGACTTTTGTTGGGTGGTGTTAATGCTGCTGAACTAATTTTCGATAACACAAATGCAAAAGAAGATATTGAGAACGGCATTATTCAAATTTATCATTTAGGATTGCCCGCATACAGTTCTGAGGAGATGAACAAGATTGCTTCACAATATGGCTTTCAATACAACTTTTTAAATTGTGAAATCAATGAAGCAGTCATTGAGAGTGTCAATCGTTATAATGAAGTAGTTGAAAAATATTTATCAAAAATAAATTCACAAGGTTGGCAAGACAGCCTGTCTAAAAGAATAAAGAATCTTTAA
- a CDS encoding transposase has product MEQNKANIEADKETCKRRQCIIEHPFGTIKRQWGFNYIMTKRTKERASADVGLMFIAYNLRRLMNIKDKKAFKEFLMELCFAFPSNMILSNLKTSNLSLSIFGFAKNELFNNAA; this is encoded by the coding sequence ATCGAACAAAACAAGGCCAATATCGAAGCCGATAAAGAGACCTGCAAAAGACGGCAATGCATCATAGAGCATCCTTTCGGCACCATCAAACGGCAGTGGGGATTTAACTACATCATGACCAAACGTACTAAAGAAAGAGCAAGCGCCGATGTCGGGCTGATGTTCATTGCCTACAATTTGCGAAGATTGATGAACATTAAAGATAAAAAAGCATTCAAAGAGTTCCTCATGGAACTTTGTTTTGCTTTTCCTTCAAATATGATCTTATCAAACCTCAAAACTTCCAATTTAAGCCTATCTATTTTTGGATTTGCTAAAAATGAACTATTTAACAACGCCGCTTAA
- the rplD gene encoding 50S ribosomal protein L4, which translates to MVRNILNINGQDTGRTVELPDEVFGLEPNEHVMYLSVKQYLAAQRQGTHKTKEKWEVSRSTRKIKRQKGTGGARAGSLKNPMFKGGGTIFGPRPRDYSFKLNKKVKSLARNSALSVLAQDNRIVIVEDFDFAQPRTKEYVKVLDSLGLGSKKTLLVLNNVAKNVHLSLRNIPNAKIATAKLLNTYSILNTNTLILTESAAKSFTGSEN; encoded by the coding sequence ATGGTACGCAATATTTTAAATATAAACGGACAAGATACCGGTAGAACGGTCGAATTGCCGGATGAGGTTTTTGGCTTAGAGCCAAACGAGCATGTTATGTACCTTTCGGTAAAACAATATTTGGCAGCTCAACGTCAGGGAACGCACAAAACCAAAGAAAAATGGGAAGTTTCCCGTTCTACCCGCAAAATCAAACGCCAGAAAGGTACCGGAGGTGCTCGAGCAGGAAGTTTAAAAAATCCGATGTTTAAAGGAGGAGGAACAATTTTCGGACCTCGTCCCCGGGACTATAGCTTTAAATTGAATAAAAAGGTTAAATCCTTAGCCAGAAATTCTGCACTGTCAGTTCTTGCACAAGACAATAGAATTGTGATTGTTGAAGACTTTGATTTTGCGCAACCACGGACAAAAGAGTATGTAAAAGTTCTTGATTCTTTAGGGCTTGGCAGTAAAAAAACATTGTTAGTGTTGAACAATGTAGCTAAAAATGTTCACCTGTCTTTGCGCAATATTCCAAACGCCAAGATTGCTACAGCTAAATTACTCAATACTTATTCTATTTTGAATACCAACACATTAATCTTAACCGAAAGTGCGGCTAAGTCATTTACCGGTTCTGAAAATTAA
- a CDS encoding bifunctional oligoribonuclease/PAP phosphatase NrnA, which yields MIEIQQINDLLNSPKNIVIVTHTGPDGDAIGSSMGMYHFLNNFGHQVKVIVPNAPPSFLSFLTQADAVLNFEENEEAGANLISSADLLFVLDFNTASRAKGMDTLLTNSAAVKLMIDHHLLPDFPADFSICDSKASSTAELVYRFISLLGKRDFIGKSIADGLYTGICADTGRFKYNITPEAFKIAAFLMEQGADIEFINEQIFDSFTENRLRFLGYCITQKLKVFPEFSTAIISVTNEDMELFQYKSGDMEGIVNYPLSISSVRFSALVKEDKDVTRLSLRSKGDFPVNEFAAKFFNGGGHKNAAGGSSTLSVEETVNKIIEKLPFYTDELSPTLFAV from the coding sequence ATGATCGAAATACAACAGATAAATGATTTATTAAACTCCCCTAAAAATATTGTCATCGTAACACATACCGGCCCTGATGGCGATGCCATAGGTTCTTCAATGGGGATGTATCACTTTTTGAACAACTTTGGTCATCAGGTTAAAGTTATCGTACCTAATGCTCCTCCTTCTTTTTTATCTTTTTTGACCCAAGCAGATGCTGTTTTGAATTTTGAGGAAAATGAAGAAGCTGGTGCTAATCTGATAAGTAGCGCGGACTTGTTATTTGTGTTGGATTTTAACACTGCATCGCGCGCTAAGGGAATGGATACATTATTGACCAATTCTGCAGCAGTCAAATTGATGATTGATCATCATCTGCTGCCAGACTTTCCTGCCGATTTCTCAATTTGTGATTCCAAGGCAAGCTCTACCGCCGAGCTTGTGTACCGGTTCATTTCGTTGTTGGGCAAGAGAGATTTCATTGGCAAATCTATTGCTGATGGTTTATATACCGGAATTTGTGCCGACACAGGCAGGTTTAAGTACAATATCACTCCGGAGGCTTTTAAGATTGCCGCTTTTTTAATGGAACAAGGAGCAGATATCGAATTCATTAATGAACAAATTTTTGACAGTTTTACTGAAAACAGACTGAGATTTTTGGGGTATTGCATCACCCAAAAACTAAAAGTTTTTCCCGAATTCAGTACTGCAATTATATCAGTTACCAATGAGGACATGGAGCTTTTTCAGTATAAATCCGGAGACATGGAGGGCATTGTAAACTATCCGCTTAGTATTAGTTCGGTCAGATTTAGCGCTTTGGTCAAAGAAGACAAAGATGTAACACGTTTGTCCCTCCGCTCAAAAGGTGATTTTCCGGTCAACGAGTTTGCAGCAAAATTTTTTAACGGTGGTGGGCATAAAAATGCGGCAGGAGGATCTTCAACCCTTTCGGTCGAAGAAACGGTCAATAAAATTATTGAAAAACTACCCTTCTATACCGATGAACTCTCTCCCACCCTTTTTGCCGTTTAA
- the fusA gene encoding elongation factor G: MARDLRYTRNIGIAAHIDAGKTTTTERILYYTGIIHKMGEVHEGGATMDWMEQEQERGITITSAATRTAWKFQDQDYQINIIDTPGHVDFTVEVERSLRVLDGVVALFCAVGGVEPQSETVWRQANRYNVPRIGFVNKMDRTGADFLEVVKQVREVLGANPIPIQIPIGAEETFRGVVNLIRNEAIIWDDDTQGMTYKVIPIPEDLEEVVADYRQKMLEAVADYDDGILEKFFDDPDSITEDEINNAIRKATIDMSIIPMMCGSSFKNKGVQAMLDGVIKFLPSPLDKPAIEGMNPDTDEPTTRKVDVKEPFAALAFKIATDPYVGRLTFFRVYSGRLEAGGQVLNTRTGKKDRVSRIYQMHANKQNPIEAVECGDIGAGVGFKDVKTGDTICSPEHPIVLESMNFPEPVISLAIEPKTQKDIDKLGNGLSKLAEEDPTFKVRYDEETGQTVISGMGELHLEIIVDRLRREFKVECNQGAPQVNYKEAITRSYDHTEVYKKQTGGRGKYAKISLEVMPAKPDAETGEIKPGLQFLNEIVGGSIPREFIPSVQKGFELAMKNGPLAGYQMESLCVRLYDGGFHAVDSDAFSFEMAAKLAFRTATKQAGAQILEPIMKLEVVTPDEYTGDVMGDLNRRRGIMEGIDMKNNAQVIKAKVPLSEMFGYVTSLRTITSGRATSSMEFSHFAPAPASIAEEVIAKAKGNVKVELE, encoded by the coding sequence ATGGCACGAGATTTAAGATATACGAGAAACATCGGAATTGCAGCGCATATTGATGCAGGTAAAACGACCACAACGGAAAGAATACTCTATTACACGGGTATTATTCACAAAATGGGAGAAGTGCATGAAGGTGGTGCTACAATGGACTGGATGGAGCAAGAGCAGGAACGCGGTATTACGATTACCTCGGCTGCTACTCGTACAGCATGGAAATTTCAAGATCAGGACTATCAAATCAATATTATTGATACACCCGGCCACGTAGATTTTACTGTTGAAGTAGAGCGATCTTTGCGTGTACTGGATGGGGTGGTTGCTTTGTTTTGCGCCGTTGGTGGTGTTGAACCTCAGTCTGAAACAGTTTGGCGTCAGGCCAACCGATATAATGTACCTAGAATTGGCTTTGTAAACAAAATGGACAGAACCGGAGCAGACTTCCTCGAAGTGGTCAAACAGGTTCGTGAAGTATTGGGTGCTAATCCGATTCCCATTCAAATTCCGATTGGTGCAGAAGAAACTTTCAGAGGGGTGGTTAACCTTATTCGCAACGAAGCCATTATTTGGGATGATGATACCCAGGGAATGACGTATAAAGTAATCCCTATTCCGGAAGACCTCGAAGAGGTGGTTGCCGATTACCGTCAAAAGATGTTGGAAGCTGTTGCTGACTATGATGATGGGATTCTCGAAAAGTTTTTCGATGATCCGGATTCAATTACTGAAGACGAAATCAACAATGCCATTCGCAAGGCGACTATTGATATGTCTATCATTCCAATGATGTGTGGTTCGTCTTTCAAAAACAAAGGTGTTCAGGCTATGTTGGATGGTGTTATCAAGTTTTTGCCTTCGCCATTAGACAAACCTGCTATCGAAGGCATGAACCCTGATACAGACGAACCAACTACCCGCAAAGTTGATGTAAAAGAGCCTTTCGCAGCCTTAGCATTCAAAATTGCAACCGATCCTTATGTGGGTCGTTTGACATTCTTCCGGGTCTATTCCGGACGTTTGGAAGCTGGTGGACAGGTTTTAAATACAAGAACCGGAAAAAAAGACCGTGTTTCCCGAATTTATCAGATGCATGCCAATAAGCAAAATCCGATTGAAGCCGTAGAATGTGGCGATATTGGAGCAGGGGTCGGTTTTAAAGACGTGAAAACAGGAGATACAATTTGCAGCCCTGAGCATCCGATTGTGCTCGAAAGCATGAATTTCCCTGAGCCCGTAATTTCATTGGCAATTGAGCCAAAAACTCAAAAAGATATTGATAAACTTGGGAACGGACTTTCAAAACTTGCTGAAGAAGATCCCACCTTTAAAGTGCGGTATGACGAAGAAACCGGACAGACCGTTATCAGCGGAATGGGTGAATTGCACCTTGAAATCATTGTTGACCGCCTCAGACGCGAATTTAAAGTAGAATGTAATCAGGGCGCACCTCAGGTAAACTATAAAGAAGCGATTACCCGCAGTTATGACCATACAGAAGTGTATAAAAAACAAACCGGTGGTAGAGGTAAATACGCAAAAATATCTTTGGAAGTAATGCCTGCAAAACCGGATGCTGAAACCGGTGAAATTAAACCCGGACTTCAGTTCCTTAACGAAATTGTCGGAGGATCTATTCCTCGTGAGTTTATCCCTTCCGTACAGAAAGGATTTGAACTCGCAATGAAGAACGGACCTTTGGCAGGGTATCAGATGGAATCGCTTTGTGTTCGTTTATATGACGGAGGTTTCCATGCGGTTGACTCTGATGCTTTTTCATTCGAAATGGCGGCGAAACTGGCTTTCAGAACGGCTACTAAGCAAGCCGGAGCACAGATATTGGAGCCAATTATGAAATTAGAAGTAGTAACTCCAGATGAATATACCGGTGATGTGATGGGGGACCTGAACCGTCGTCGTGGTATTATGGAGGGTATTGACATGAAAAACAATGCACAGGTAATCAAAGCTAAAGTTCCGTTGTCGGAAATGTTTGGCTATGTAACTTCGTTGCGTACAATAACATCGGGACGTGCGACTTCGAGTATGGAGTTTTCGCATTTCGCCCCTGCACCGGCATCTATCGCCGAAGAAGTAATTGCAAAGGCTAAAGGTAATGTAAAAGTTGAATTAGAATGA
- a CDS encoding RHS repeat-associated core domain-containing protein: MQEAHYYPFGLPIQKLSPNFEAPVGVEANNYQYNGKELNDDFGLQWMDYGARWYNVQIGRWGQIDPLAEKFYAWSGYNYVLGNPVKLIDPDGREGVAAIDQKNKTITIKAIYYTQTIPSNNIASTAYTSEQVTSMQSDINSTLNGLGLSVSEGQYEGFSVQFDLQFKEGGHSFELSSKAINEQFEGVPIGNTFQRGNEQTHPNLFTERENGGVIKVTGGVTQDHKLILMNEKYDSERNQIHEIFHTLFFDNDDAKKGIGSYSRNDLPNQSDINKLINNKALPKIDIENE, encoded by the coding sequence ATACAGGAAGCGCATTATTATCCCTTCGGCTTGCCCATCCAAAAACTTTCCCCTAATTTTGAAGCACCGGTTGGGGTGGAAGCCAACAACTACCAGTACAACGGCAAAGAACTGAACGACGATTTTGGCTTGCAATGGATGGATTACGGGGCAAGGTGGTACAATGTGCAAATCGGCAGATGGGGGCAGATAGATCCTTTGGCGGAGAAATTTTATGCTTGGAGCGGGTATAACTATGTTTTGGGAAATCCTGTGAAGTTGATAGACCCAGATGGAAGGGAAGGAGTTGCTGCCATAGATCAAAAAAACAAAACAATTACGATAAAAGCAATTTATTATACACAAACCATTCCATCAAACAATATTGCAAGCACTGCATATACATCTGAACAAGTAACTTCGATGCAAAGTGATATCAATTCGACTTTGAACGGATTAGGTTTATCAGTTTCAGAAGGACAATATGAAGGATTTTCAGTGCAATTTGATTTACAATTTAAAGAAGGTGGGCATTCATTTGAATTGTCATCTAAAGCCATCAATGAACAATTTGAAGGAGTACCAATTGGAAATACTTTTCAAAGAGGCAACGAACAGACCCATCCAAATTTATTTACAGAAAGAGAAAATGGTGGTGTAATTAAAGTTACGGGTGGAGTAACTCAGGATCATAAACTGATACTAATGAATGAAAAGTATGACTCCGAGCGAAACCAAATACATGAAATATTTCACACACTATTTTTTGATAATGATGATGCGAAAAAAGGAATTGGCTCATATTCTCGTAATGACCTTCCTAACCAGAGCGACATAAACAAGTTGATAAATAATAAAGCCCTTCCAAAAATTGATATTGAAAATGAATAA
- the rplC gene encoding 50S ribosomal protein L3, translated as MKGLIGKKIGMTSFFDDSGKQVQCTVLEVGPCYVTQVKTVETDGYNSVQLGFDDKKEKNTSAPLKGHFKKAGVTPKRLVKEFRNFDVPANLGDTFDVSMLNGVKKITVVGTSKGKGFQGVVKRHGFSGVGGQTHGQHNRLRAAGSIGSASYPSRVFKGIRMAGRMGSDRVKVNNLKLVKILEDKNLVLVGGAVPGAKGSYIIIEVK; from the coding sequence ATGAAAGGTCTGATTGGCAAAAAAATAGGGATGACCAGCTTTTTTGATGATTCAGGAAAGCAGGTTCAATGTACGGTTCTCGAAGTAGGGCCCTGCTATGTTACTCAGGTAAAAACTGTTGAAACAGACGGTTATAATTCTGTGCAACTTGGTTTTGACGATAAAAAAGAGAAAAACACCTCAGCCCCATTAAAGGGACACTTCAAAAAAGCAGGTGTTACTCCGAAGCGTTTGGTAAAAGAATTCAGAAACTTTGATGTTCCGGCCAATTTAGGCGACACATTTGATGTCAGTATGCTCAATGGCGTTAAAAAAATAACTGTTGTTGGCACCTCTAAAGGTAAAGGATTTCAGGGTGTTGTAAAACGACATGGTTTCAGTGGAGTTGGCGGACAGACACATGGTCAGCATAACCGGTTAAGAGCTGCAGGTTCTATTGGTTCAGCTTCATATCCTTCCCGCGTATTCAAGGGAATAAGAATGGCAGGAAGAATGGGATCTGACCGCGTAAAAGTCAATAATTTGAAGCTGGTTAAAATTTTAGAAGATAAAAACTTAGTGTTAGTGGGCGGTGCTGTACCCGGCGCTAAAGGTTCATACATAATCATTGAAGTGAAATAG